From the genome of Vicia villosa cultivar HV-30 ecotype Madison, WI linkage group LG2, Vvil1.0, whole genome shotgun sequence, one region includes:
- the LOC131651101 gene encoding uncharacterized protein LOC131651101, with the protein MSQIAQQLANAQPQGALPSGTVTNPREHQNVNVISTRSLRRSKPEEKNEIEYDIIEVDLEVRENKKVPEEVIQPVKPTEEKREKELTPLIKLPYPSRVAKKDQKEQDFEKKFMKEVISKKKPTRGEGVVKKEKCCAISPEKRIPIKQKDPGSVAIPCTIKNRTFMKVLIDSGASVSLMPLSTFKKLGIEKVQTVCLLQGEKRLEKRIQIVEESGV; encoded by the exons atgagtcaaatagcacaacaactCGCCAATGCTCAACCACAAGGTGCCTTACCTAGTGGAACTGTTACAAACCCAAGGGAGCATCAGAATGTGAATGTCATCTCAACAAGAAGTCTGAGGAGatcaaaaccagaagaaaaaaatgaaatcgaGTATGATATCATCGAAGTAGATCTTGAAGTGCGTGAAAATAAGAAAGTGCCAGAGGAGGTGATACAACCTGTGAAGCCAActgaagagaaaagagaaaaagagctGACACCATTGATTAAGTTGCCGTATCCTTCTCGAGTAGCAAAGAAGGACCAAAAAGagcaagactttgagaa GAAGTTCATGAAGGAAGTGATATCTAAAAAGAAACCAACAAGGGGTGAAGGGGTAGTTAAGAAGGAGAAATGTTGTGCAATCTCACCAGAGAAGAGAATACCAATCAAGCAAAAAGATCCTGGATCAGTTGCAATACCGTGCACGATAAAAAATAGAACTTTCATGAAGGTTCTAATTGATTCGGGTGCTAGTGTGAGCTTAATGCCGTTATCTACCTTCAAAAAGCTCGGTATTGAAAAG GTACAAACAGTGTGTCTTTTGCAAGGCGAGAAGCGGTTAGAGAAAAGAATTCAAATTGTGGAAgagtcaggggtctga